The Bombus vancouverensis nearcticus chromosome 12, iyBomVanc1_principal, whole genome shotgun sequence genome contains a region encoding:
- the LOC117155355 gene encoding protein-lysine N-methyltransferase SMYD4 isoform X2, producing MEKVLHTLNTKLIAADKHQDLINKYKTLCTDEERIVFTLNVMLEYNIIPQACGDIKDAKESEKLREQGNKLFVSTPLKNYTCVDALKLYTKSIAYAPYPSEQLALAYANRSAVLMKLHKCELCIQDIDRALALTYPDNLRAKLCVRKVECLNALKHPRMEDAIKEAQYWLEKMSSDDINRKRLSEKLNNTKHNLASQKLKKQNIIKQPPLPKIKTRNIEVPCASDAVTIKYNEEYGRHIVATRKIRPGEVIAVEKPYSLILTPDNIHTHCSNCLEVSWANIPCEHCTYAMYCSEECKAMEWKKYHDIECTVFPSMLKMNFVKLDLFSLRLAIQAVREATNIQELRKELKEVDSCVASRTKGFSKDGTFPSDKYRSLLGLVTNTEKRSVQDLFRRSLDASFILYFVATCTNMFGNPLSKDLSVLIKNADVTFVGSLILRHQQMIPSNIHSFSEECGLEAVERGAAAMPFSSLINHSCNPNILRHSRSKYVIIYAIYPIEEAVRQKKLLKQYYFKCNCLPCQEDWPLYYNLKSFRNLVKKEEDKNRIRHVLRKFNRYVDIATEGNISDKHIVDDLLKMIEVLYELVPMPSTEMNDVVETLKRVYDLNGNRFEIPEL from the exons atgGAGAAAGTATTACATacattaaatacaaaattaattgcTGCAGATAAACATCAAGATCTGATTAATAAATACAAAACATTATGTACAGATGAAGAACGTATAGTATTTACTCTTAATGTTATgttagaatataatataattccaCAAGCTTGTGGTGATATAAAAGATGCAAAGGAATCTGAGAAATTGAGAGAACAAGGTAATAAACTATTTGTTTCAACACCATTGAAAAATTATACATGTGTGGACgcattaaaattatatacaaaaaGCATAGCTTATGCTCCTTATCCATCTGAACAACTTGCTTTGGCATATGCCAACAGATCTGCTGTTCTAATGAAGTTACATAAATGTGAGTTATGTATTCAAGACATAGATAGAGCACTAGCACTCACATATCCAGATAATTTACGTGCTAAGCTTTGTGTAAGAAAAGTTGAGTGTTTAAATGCTCTGAAACATCCTCGTATGGAAGATGCCATAAAAGAAGCACAATATTGGTTGGAAAAGATGTCTTCAGATGATATCAACCGAAAAAGATTAAGTGAAAaactaaataatacaaaacacaATTTAGCATCTCAAAAGTTGAAGAAACAGAATATCATAAAACAACCACCGCTTCCTAAGATAAAAACTCGTAATATTGAAGTTCCTTGTGCTTCTGATGCAGTAACTATAAAGTATAATGAAGAATATGGTAGACATATTGTAGCTACTCGTAAAATAAGACCTGGTGAAGTAATTGCAGTAGAAAAGCCATACtcattaatattaacacctgataatatacatacacattGCTCAAATTGTTTGGAGGTGTCTTGGGCCAATATACCTTGTGAGCACTGTACATATGCTATGTATTGTTCAGAGGAATGTAAGGCTATGGAATGGAAAAAGTATCATGATATTGAATGCACAGTATTTCCCTCTATGTTAAAGATGAATTTTGTCAAATTAGATCTGTTTAGTTTAAGACTTGCAATTCAGGCTGTGAGAGAAGCTACAAATATACAAGAACTAAGGAAGGAGTTAAAAGAAGTTGATAGTTGTGTTG CTTCTCGAACAAAAGGTTTTTCTAAAGATGGAACTTTTCCTAGTGATAAATATAGGAGTTTATTAGGTCTTGTGACTAATACTGAAAAACGTTCAGTACAAGATCTCTTTAGAAGATCTTTAGATGCAagctttattttatattttgtagcaACATGTACTAATATGTTTGGAAATCCATTAAGCAAAGATTTATCTGTGTTAATAAAAAATGCTGATGTTACATTTGTTGGCAGTCTTATTTTGAGACATCAGCAAATGATTCCTAGTAATATTCATAGT TTCTCTGAGGAATGTGGATTAGAGGCAGTTGAACGTGGTGCTGCAGCCATGCCATTCTCCAGCTTAATTAATCACAGTTGTAATCCAAATATCTTAAGGCATTCAAGATCTAAATATGTTATTATCTATGCTATATATCCTATTGAAGAAG CTGTGAGACAAAAAAAACTTTTGAAGCAGTATTATTTTAAGTGTAATTGTCTACCATGTCAAGAGGATTGGCCACTATACTATAATCTAAAATCTTTCAGA aatttagtTAAGAAGGAGGAAGATAAGAACAGGATTAGACATGTGTTAAGAAAATTTAATAGATATGTTGATATTGCAACAGAAGGAAATATATCGGATAAACATATCGTTGATGATTTGTTAAAAATGATTGAAGTACTATATGAATTGGTGCCAATGCCAAGTACAGAAATGAATGATGTAGTAGAAACTTTGAAGCGTGTCTACGATTTAAATGGAAATCGATTTGAAATCCCTGAACTGTAA
- the LOC117155355 gene encoding protein-lysine N-methyltransferase SMYD4 isoform X1 has product MEKVLHTLNTKLIAADKHQDLINKYKTLCTDEERIVFTLNVMLEYNIIPQACGDIKDAKESEKLREQGNKLFVSTPLKNYTCVDALKLYTKSIAYAPYPSEQLALAYANRSAVLMKLHKCELCIQDIDRALALTYPDNLRAKLCVRKVECLNALKHPRMEDAIKEAQYWLEKMSSDDINRKRLSEKLNNTKHNLASQKLKKQNIIKQPPLPKIKTRNIEVPCASDAVTIKYNEEYGRHIVATRKIRPGEVIAVEKPYSLILTPDNIHTHCSNCLEVSWANIPCEHCTYAMYCSEECKAMEWKKYHDIECTVFPSMLKMNFVKLDLFSLRLAIQAVREATNIQELRKELKEVDSCVASRTKGFSKDGTFPSDKYRSLLGLVTNTEKRSVQDLFRRSLDASFILYFVATCTNMFGNPLSKDLSVLIKNADVTFVGSLILRHQQMIPSNIHSFSEECGLEAVERGAAAMPFSSLINHSCNPNILRHSRSKYVIIYAIYPIEEGEQLYDIYTQHYAITPKAVRQKKLLKQYYFKCNCLPCQEDWPLYYNLKSFRNLVKKEEDKNRIRHVLRKFNRYVDIATEGNISDKHIVDDLLKMIEVLYELVPMPSTEMNDVVETLKRVYDLNGNRFEIPEL; this is encoded by the exons atgGAGAAAGTATTACATacattaaatacaaaattaattgcTGCAGATAAACATCAAGATCTGATTAATAAATACAAAACATTATGTACAGATGAAGAACGTATAGTATTTACTCTTAATGTTATgttagaatataatataattccaCAAGCTTGTGGTGATATAAAAGATGCAAAGGAATCTGAGAAATTGAGAGAACAAGGTAATAAACTATTTGTTTCAACACCATTGAAAAATTATACATGTGTGGACgcattaaaattatatacaaaaaGCATAGCTTATGCTCCTTATCCATCTGAACAACTTGCTTTGGCATATGCCAACAGATCTGCTGTTCTAATGAAGTTACATAAATGTGAGTTATGTATTCAAGACATAGATAGAGCACTAGCACTCACATATCCAGATAATTTACGTGCTAAGCTTTGTGTAAGAAAAGTTGAGTGTTTAAATGCTCTGAAACATCCTCGTATGGAAGATGCCATAAAAGAAGCACAATATTGGTTGGAAAAGATGTCTTCAGATGATATCAACCGAAAAAGATTAAGTGAAAaactaaataatacaaaacacaATTTAGCATCTCAAAAGTTGAAGAAACAGAATATCATAAAACAACCACCGCTTCCTAAGATAAAAACTCGTAATATTGAAGTTCCTTGTGCTTCTGATGCAGTAACTATAAAGTATAATGAAGAATATGGTAGACATATTGTAGCTACTCGTAAAATAAGACCTGGTGAAGTAATTGCAGTAGAAAAGCCATACtcattaatattaacacctgataatatacatacacattGCTCAAATTGTTTGGAGGTGTCTTGGGCCAATATACCTTGTGAGCACTGTACATATGCTATGTATTGTTCAGAGGAATGTAAGGCTATGGAATGGAAAAAGTATCATGATATTGAATGCACAGTATTTCCCTCTATGTTAAAGATGAATTTTGTCAAATTAGATCTGTTTAGTTTAAGACTTGCAATTCAGGCTGTGAGAGAAGCTACAAATATACAAGAACTAAGGAAGGAGTTAAAAGAAGTTGATAGTTGTGTTG CTTCTCGAACAAAAGGTTTTTCTAAAGATGGAACTTTTCCTAGTGATAAATATAGGAGTTTATTAGGTCTTGTGACTAATACTGAAAAACGTTCAGTACAAGATCTCTTTAGAAGATCTTTAGATGCAagctttattttatattttgtagcaACATGTACTAATATGTTTGGAAATCCATTAAGCAAAGATTTATCTGTGTTAATAAAAAATGCTGATGTTACATTTGTTGGCAGTCTTATTTTGAGACATCAGCAAATGATTCCTAGTAATATTCATAGT TTCTCTGAGGAATGTGGATTAGAGGCAGTTGAACGTGGTGCTGCAGCCATGCCATTCTCCAGCTTAATTAATCACAGTTGTAATCCAAATATCTTAAGGCATTCAAGATCTAAATATGTTATTATCTATGCTATATATCCTATTGAAGAAGGTGAACag ttatatgatatttaTACCCAACATTATGCTATTACACCAAAAGCTGTGAGACAAAAAAAACTTTTGAAGCAGTATTATTTTAAGTGTAATTGTCTACCATGTCAAGAGGATTGGCCACTATACTATAATCTAAAATCTTTCAGA aatttagtTAAGAAGGAGGAAGATAAGAACAGGATTAGACATGTGTTAAGAAAATTTAATAGATATGTTGATATTGCAACAGAAGGAAATATATCGGATAAACATATCGTTGATGATTTGTTAAAAATGATTGAAGTACTATATGAATTGGTGCCAATGCCAAGTACAGAAATGAATGATGTAGTAGAAACTTTGAAGCGTGTCTACGATTTAAATGGAAATCGATTTGAAATCCCTGAACTGTAA
- the LOC117155356 gene encoding protein 5NUC, which translates to MQPKREQPCDKMLVAWIMITTVLAFSSEVLGNPMPTEPQESEGLTLRIVHTNDMHSRFEQTSRLSSVCSKKEAEEKKCYGGFARIATLVRQARNSSVPCLFLNAGDTYQGSMWFSVYKWEIVAKFLNLLAPNVTSLGNHEFDESVEGLIPFIQNASFPIVTSNLDLSKQPDLAATKLKNSTVLTVNGVKIGVIGYLTPDTKIIARTENVIFLDEVESIRREAKQLKSQGVNILIAVGHSGFEMDKKIGREVEDIDIVIGGHTNTFLYNGIQPDLEVPEGLYPTEVIQKSGRKVYVVQAYAYTKYLGNLTVTFDDKGEVTYINGNPILVDSSIEQAKDILNELEQMRDAIDNISLRILGKTQVLLEGDSKVCRLRECNLGNLITDSMIDYNVGEYADQSSWTDAAIAIHNSGSIRSSITRGNEDKVTMGDVLNVLPFHNTILKASMTGELLLSVLEWSVYNLDKDNTANLFGAFLQVSGLQVVYDLTQPKNSRVISVEVLCASCNVPTYNKLEKNRTYNVLLTDFLQSGGDGYSMLKDLKTTSLGVTTSNTLMMYLEKHSPVHPAVEWRITYFDNYFQTVCTTCSGTNSIYHSIGLTILLPIFSWLLAR; encoded by the exons ATGCAGCCGAAGCGTGAACAGCCGTGTGACAAAATGCTCGTCGCTTGGATCATGATTACGACCGTTCTGGCGTTCTCCAGTGAAGTCCTCGGCAACCCTATGCCTACGGAACCCCAGGAATCTGAGGGACTCACCCTTCGAATCGTTCACACCAACGATATGCATTCGAG ATTCGAGCAAACATCAAGATTATCAAGCGTTTGCTCGAAGAAAGAAGCAGAGGAGAAGAAATGCTATGGTGGATTCGCGAGAATAGCTACTCTGGTTCGACAAGCCAGAAACTCGTCGGTCCCATGTCTCTTCCTCAACGCTGGCGATACTTATCAAGGATCTATGTGGTTCAGCGTGTACAAGTGGGAAATTGTAGCCAAATTCTTGAATCTCCTAGCTCCAAATGTCACG AGTTTAGGAAACCACGAGTTCGACGAAAGCGTGGAAGGTTTAATACCTTTCATCCAGAACGCCTCGTTCCCCATAGTCACTTCCAACCTGGACTTAAGCAAACAACCAGATCTGGCAGCCACAAAGTTAAAAAACAGTACAGTTCTAACCGTAAATGGAGTAAAAATCGGCGTAATCGGTTATCTAACACCGGATACCAAGATAATTGCCAGAACGGAAAACGTGATTTTCTTAGACGAAGTGGAGAGCATTCGTAGAGAAGCAAAACAATTAAAAAGCCAGGGTGTGAACATATTGATCGCTGTGGGACATTCTGGATTTGAGATGGACAAAAAGATTGGTCGAGAAGTGGAAGATATCGATATAGTGATCGGTGGACACACGAATACTTTCCTTTATAATGGCATACAACCGGATTTGGAGGTACCAGAAGGTTTATATCCAACAGAAGTAATACAGAAAAGTGGACGAAAGGTTTATGTGGTTCAAGCTTACGCTTATACTAAGTATCTTGGCAATCTTACGGTGACCTTCGATGATAAGGGAGAAGTGACTTATATTAATGGCAATCCTATTCTTGTAGATAGCAGTATTGAACAG GCGAAAGATATTTTAAACGAATTAGAACAGATGAGAGATGCTATCGATAATATTAGCTTAAGAATACTCGGAAAGACACAAGTCCTCCTCGAAGGAGATAGTAAAGTTTGTAGACTAAGAGAGTGTAACCTGGGCAATTTAATCACAGATAGCATGATTGATTACAATGTTGGTGAATATGCAGACCAATCCAGTTGGACGGATGCTGCAATAGCTATTCATAATAGTGGCAGTATCAGAAGTTCTATCACAAGAGGCAATGAAGATAAAGTCACCATGGGTGATGTTCTTAACGTGCTACCCTTTCATAACACTATCCTAAAAGCTTCAATGACTGGAGAATTGTTATTGTCTGTATTAGAATGGAGCGTTTACAATCTAGACAAGGATAATACTGCTAATCTCTTTGGAGCATTTTTGCAAGTTTCAGGACTTCAA GTGGTCTATGATTTAACTCAACCAAAAAATTCAAGAGTAATTTCAGTAGAAGTATTGTGTGCATCCTGCAATGTTCCAACATATAACAAACTTGAAAAAAATCGAACTTATAATGTACTTCTGACTGACTTCTTGCAAAGCGGTGGTGATGGATATTCTATGCTAAAGGATCTCAAAACCACATCTCTTG GTGTCACTACATCAAATACATTAATGATGTATTTAGAAAAACATAGTCCTGTACATCCTGCTGTTGAATGGAGAATTACTTACTTCGATAATTATTTCCAAACAGTTTGTACCACTTGCAGTGGTACAAATAGTATATACCACTCAATAGGGTTAACAATTTTATTACCAATATTCAGCTGGTTGCTAGCAAGATAG
- the LOC117155353 gene encoding uncharacterized protein LOC117155353 isoform X1, translated as MEGPLEVKDSTAGAEEPIKSEAPVQNPDSSDRSDGAVSPPPNCSICLGKLVNTSFTDSCLHQFCFTCLLQWSKIKTECPLCKQTFKSIIHNVRSEEDYDQYHVPREFATFDLNFELGHAMDVGTHRFHYRTTMTGHHRRPHEIVLNPEQVARREQLPSIAPQVPIGERLRRRVNPADYRRTIYRLGIWATALPDVFGRFRECSADFYRREPRELNRLIPWLNRELQVLLNNNSSLVAYVLSIILDALSHYDIRSSEFRELVRPHFSTYTDHFVHELLNYARTNFDLVGYDQSVTYLPQGLSNEYVSHILSPASSSTSTSSDDSDVRVLDEAIDLRMNTDMPSVGPHTINMPGPSTVAQTFQLEIPYNVPDVLTISSDSSTSDNDCEVIGYVKPRHERTPEIIELLSSDPEEINISHISNDNAQVPAPASYEDIVQPSTSHSIKNRALASSSNESNSDSDSDYNFRRSRKYQSRTRKHTKRSTTSKRRKRSIEARVRNRTSRNLSSSGESDARKKASKRNTQRTSKRKLSSSSSDSSSHEIESKPLDEKMSRTLQYSTKGTVRVRKDLIKKETRYSDDESFSSNSTDSDEVVKNVKSRTLRKSKRKYATSSSDFDTNRSEKIIRTRGKTRQVSDTKEAHRKESRYKSDRQSESRSSSVSSYASQKEKRDSSRRRESQRDMSDNDSSWTTRDVLRKDREFKSKTREVILNSSDSDGDFRSHSQCSNYSSKSYTRKKKSKHKDRHKSKKRKRSSSRTHSSSNRSRLTRRHPA; from the exons ATGGAAGGCCCATTAGAAGTAAAAGATTCGACCGCAGGTGCAGAAGAACCTATTAAATCAGAAGCACCTGTACAGAATCCAGATAGCAGTGATCGGAGTGATGGTGCAGTGTCACCTCCACCAAATTGTAGCATTTGTTTGGGCAAATTAGTGAATACCTCATTCACTGATAGTTGCCTTCATCAATTTTGTTTTACTTGTTTACTTCAGTGGTCTAAAATAAAGACAGAATGTCCATTATGTAAGCAGACATTCAAATCCATCATACACAATGTTAGGTCAGAAGAAGATTATGACCAGTATCATGTACCTAGAGAATTTGCCACTTTTGACCTTAATTTTGAATTAGGTCATGCTATGGATGTTGGCACTCATCGTTTTCATTATAG AACAACTATGACAGGACATCACAGGCGCCCACATGAAATAGTGCTTAATCCAGAACAGGTTGCAAGAAGAGAACAATTACCAAGCATAGCACCACAAGTTCCAATAGGAGAGCGCTTACGTAGACGTGTAAATCCAGCCGATTATCGTCGCACCATTTATAGGCTCGGAATTTGGGCTACTGCATTACCAGATGTATTTGGCCGCTTTCGCGAATGTAGTGCCGATTTTTATCG GAGAGAACCGAGAGAATTAAACCGACTTATACCATGGTTAAATAGAGAATTGCAAGTATTACTTAATAACAATTCTTCACTTGTTGCATATGTATTAAGTATCATATTGGATGCTCTTAGTCACTATGATATCAGAAGCTCAGAATTTCGAGAGTTAGTACGCCCTCATTTCAGCACATATACAGATCACTTTGTACATGAATTACTTAATTATGCGCGAACTAATTTCGATTTAGTTGGCTATGATCAATCTGTAACTTATTTACCTCAAG GATTGTCAAATGAATATGTATCACATATTTTGTCACCTGCATCTAGCAGTACTAGCACTAGTTCTGACGATTCAGATGTCCGAGTTCTAGATGAAGCAATCGACCTTAGAATGAACACAGATATGCCTAGTGTAGGACCGCATACAATTAATATGCCTG gTCCAAGTACCGTAGCACAAACGTTCCAATTGGAAATCCCATACAATGTACCAGATGTATTGACTATTTCCTCTGATTCCTCCACATCAGATAATGATTGCGAAGTGATTGGTTATGTGAAACCTCGTCATGAAAGAACTCCAGAAATCATAGAATTACTTTCATCCGATCCTGAAGAAATAAACATTTCTCACATATCAAATGATAACGCTCa agTTCCAGCACCTGCTTCATATGAAGATATTGTCCAACCTAGTACATCTCACAGTATTAAGAACCGAGCATTGGCATCATCATCTAACGAAAGTAATTCTGATTCAGACAGCGATTACAATTTCCGAAGAAGCAGAAAATATCAAAGTCGTACTAGAAAACATACGAAAAGAAGTACAACTAGTAAAAGGCGCAAGCGATCTATAGAAGCAAGAGTTCGTAATCGAACGAGTAGGAATTTATCCAGTTCAGGTGAAAGTGACGCTAGAAAAAAGGCATCGAAGAGGAATACTCAGCGGACATCGAAAAGAAAAttaagtagtagtagtagtgacAGCAGTTCTCACGAAATCGAATCAAAACCTTTGGATGAAAAAATGTCGAGAACTTTACAATATTCTACGAAAGGCACTGTACGGGTTCGTAAAGATTTAATTAAGAAAGAAACTCGATATTCGGATGATGAATCATTCAGTAGTAATAGTACTGATTCAGACGAAGTTGTGAAGAATGTGAAATCTCGTACACTGCGAAAATCTAAAAGGAAATACGCCACTAGTTCAAGTGATTTTGATACGAATAGAAGTGAGAAGATAATTAGAACAAGAGGTAAAACCAGACAAGTATCAGATACAAAAGAAGCTCACCGAAAAGAGTCAAGATACAAGAGTGATCGACAATCTGAGTCTAGAAGTAGCAGTGTATCTTCTTATGCATCccagaaagaaaaaagagatagTTCTAGAAGACGGGAATCTCAACGAGATATGAGCGATAATGACAGCTCTTGGACAACCAGAGACGTGTTAAGAAAAGATCGTGAATTTAAGTCCAAGACAAGAGAAGTAATTCTAAATAGTTCAGATTCTGATGGAGATTTTAGGTCGCACAGTCAATGCAGTAATTATTCAAGTAAATCTTATACACGTAAAAAAAAATCGAAGCATAAAGATAGGCATAAAAGTAAAAAGAGGAAACGATCTAGCAGTAGAACACATAGTTCATCAAATCGATCACGACTAACTCGACGACATCCAGCTTGA
- the LOC117155353 gene encoding uncharacterized protein LOC117155353 isoform X2: MEGPLEVKDSTAGAEEPIKSEAPVQNPDSSDRSDGAVSPPPNCSICLGKLVNTSFTDSCLHQFCFTCLLQWSKIKTECPLCKQTFKSIIHNVRSEEDYDQYHVPREFATFDLNFELGHAMDVGTHRFHYRTTMTGHHRRPHEIVLNPEQVARREQLPSIAPQVPIGERLRRRVNPADYRRTIYRLGIWATALPDVFGRFRECSADFYREPRELNRLIPWLNRELQVLLNNNSSLVAYVLSIILDALSHYDIRSSEFRELVRPHFSTYTDHFVHELLNYARTNFDLVGYDQSVTYLPQGLSNEYVSHILSPASSSTSTSSDDSDVRVLDEAIDLRMNTDMPSVGPHTINMPGPSTVAQTFQLEIPYNVPDVLTISSDSSTSDNDCEVIGYVKPRHERTPEIIELLSSDPEEINISHISNDNAQVPAPASYEDIVQPSTSHSIKNRALASSSNESNSDSDSDYNFRRSRKYQSRTRKHTKRSTTSKRRKRSIEARVRNRTSRNLSSSGESDARKKASKRNTQRTSKRKLSSSSSDSSSHEIESKPLDEKMSRTLQYSTKGTVRVRKDLIKKETRYSDDESFSSNSTDSDEVVKNVKSRTLRKSKRKYATSSSDFDTNRSEKIIRTRGKTRQVSDTKEAHRKESRYKSDRQSESRSSSVSSYASQKEKRDSSRRRESQRDMSDNDSSWTTRDVLRKDREFKSKTREVILNSSDSDGDFRSHSQCSNYSSKSYTRKKKSKHKDRHKSKKRKRSSSRTHSSSNRSRLTRRHPA; encoded by the exons ATGGAAGGCCCATTAGAAGTAAAAGATTCGACCGCAGGTGCAGAAGAACCTATTAAATCAGAAGCACCTGTACAGAATCCAGATAGCAGTGATCGGAGTGATGGTGCAGTGTCACCTCCACCAAATTGTAGCATTTGTTTGGGCAAATTAGTGAATACCTCATTCACTGATAGTTGCCTTCATCAATTTTGTTTTACTTGTTTACTTCAGTGGTCTAAAATAAAGACAGAATGTCCATTATGTAAGCAGACATTCAAATCCATCATACACAATGTTAGGTCAGAAGAAGATTATGACCAGTATCATGTACCTAGAGAATTTGCCACTTTTGACCTTAATTTTGAATTAGGTCATGCTATGGATGTTGGCACTCATCGTTTTCATTATAG AACAACTATGACAGGACATCACAGGCGCCCACATGAAATAGTGCTTAATCCAGAACAGGTTGCAAGAAGAGAACAATTACCAAGCATAGCACCACAAGTTCCAATAGGAGAGCGCTTACGTAGACGTGTAAATCCAGCCGATTATCGTCGCACCATTTATAGGCTCGGAATTTGGGCTACTGCATTACCAGATGTATTTGGCCGCTTTCGCGAATGTAGTGCCGATTTTTATCG AGAACCGAGAGAATTAAACCGACTTATACCATGGTTAAATAGAGAATTGCAAGTATTACTTAATAACAATTCTTCACTTGTTGCATATGTATTAAGTATCATATTGGATGCTCTTAGTCACTATGATATCAGAAGCTCAGAATTTCGAGAGTTAGTACGCCCTCATTTCAGCACATATACAGATCACTTTGTACATGAATTACTTAATTATGCGCGAACTAATTTCGATTTAGTTGGCTATGATCAATCTGTAACTTATTTACCTCAAG GATTGTCAAATGAATATGTATCACATATTTTGTCACCTGCATCTAGCAGTACTAGCACTAGTTCTGACGATTCAGATGTCCGAGTTCTAGATGAAGCAATCGACCTTAGAATGAACACAGATATGCCTAGTGTAGGACCGCATACAATTAATATGCCTG gTCCAAGTACCGTAGCACAAACGTTCCAATTGGAAATCCCATACAATGTACCAGATGTATTGACTATTTCCTCTGATTCCTCCACATCAGATAATGATTGCGAAGTGATTGGTTATGTGAAACCTCGTCATGAAAGAACTCCAGAAATCATAGAATTACTTTCATCCGATCCTGAAGAAATAAACATTTCTCACATATCAAATGATAACGCTCa agTTCCAGCACCTGCTTCATATGAAGATATTGTCCAACCTAGTACATCTCACAGTATTAAGAACCGAGCATTGGCATCATCATCTAACGAAAGTAATTCTGATTCAGACAGCGATTACAATTTCCGAAGAAGCAGAAAATATCAAAGTCGTACTAGAAAACATACGAAAAGAAGTACAACTAGTAAAAGGCGCAAGCGATCTATAGAAGCAAGAGTTCGTAATCGAACGAGTAGGAATTTATCCAGTTCAGGTGAAAGTGACGCTAGAAAAAAGGCATCGAAGAGGAATACTCAGCGGACATCGAAAAGAAAAttaagtagtagtagtagtgacAGCAGTTCTCACGAAATCGAATCAAAACCTTTGGATGAAAAAATGTCGAGAACTTTACAATATTCTACGAAAGGCACTGTACGGGTTCGTAAAGATTTAATTAAGAAAGAAACTCGATATTCGGATGATGAATCATTCAGTAGTAATAGTACTGATTCAGACGAAGTTGTGAAGAATGTGAAATCTCGTACACTGCGAAAATCTAAAAGGAAATACGCCACTAGTTCAAGTGATTTTGATACGAATAGAAGTGAGAAGATAATTAGAACAAGAGGTAAAACCAGACAAGTATCAGATACAAAAGAAGCTCACCGAAAAGAGTCAAGATACAAGAGTGATCGACAATCTGAGTCTAGAAGTAGCAGTGTATCTTCTTATGCATCccagaaagaaaaaagagatagTTCTAGAAGACGGGAATCTCAACGAGATATGAGCGATAATGACAGCTCTTGGACAACCAGAGACGTGTTAAGAAAAGATCGTGAATTTAAGTCCAAGACAAGAGAAGTAATTCTAAATAGTTCAGATTCTGATGGAGATTTTAGGTCGCACAGTCAATGCAGTAATTATTCAAGTAAATCTTATACACGTAAAAAAAAATCGAAGCATAAAGATAGGCATAAAAGTAAAAAGAGGAAACGATCTAGCAGTAGAACACATAGTTCATCAAATCGATCACGACTAACTCGACGACATCCAGCTTGA